A single region of the Gossypium arboreum isolate Shixiya-1 chromosome 12, ASM2569848v2, whole genome shotgun sequence genome encodes:
- the LOC108452486 gene encoding protein SPIRAL1-like 5 produces the protein MSRGWSYGGGQSSLGYLFGADEQPSAPTVTPAIQPPYGIDITPENPPPQYKPSSEQQTEKNTTNNYQRAKGQNAGNFITDRPSTKVKSVPGGDSSLGYLFGDK, from the exons ATGAGTAGAGGTTGGAGCTACGGTGGCGGCCAAAGTTCCTTGGGCTACCTCTTTGGTGCCGATGAGCAGCCAAGCGCACCCACCGTCACACCAGCGATCCAGCCTCCATATGGCATAGATATTACCCCAGAGAACCCTCCCCCTCAATATAAACCAAGTTCAGAGCAACAGACTGAGAAAAACACCACCAACAACTATCAGAGGGCTAAAGGACAGAATGCAGGCAACTTCATAACT GATCGACCATCAACAAAGGTGAAATCAGTTCCAGGTGGAGATTCCTCCCTGGGTTACCTGTTTGGAGACAAGTGA